One stretch of Streptomyces sp. NBC_01363 DNA includes these proteins:
- a CDS encoding SDR family oxidoreductase, with amino-acid sequence MSAVQGTGVVVTGAGGGIGAALARRFAAEGARVVVNDLDEARIKTLAEQIGGIAVAGDASQIVDAARDALDGTVDVYCANAGLASPGDVFADEEVWAAAWDVNVMAHVRAARALLPHWLERGSGRFVSTASAAGLLTMIGAAPYSVTKHGVVAFAEWLSLTYRHRGIKVHAICPQGVRTDMLTAAGSAGELVLAPSAIEPEAVADALFDAMAEDRFLVLPHPEVAGYYRARAEDADHWLGSMNHLQRKWEETGA; translated from the coding sequence ATGAGTGCGGTGCAGGGCACGGGCGTGGTGGTCACAGGGGCCGGAGGCGGCATCGGAGCCGCGCTGGCCCGCCGGTTCGCCGCAGAGGGTGCGCGGGTCGTGGTCAACGACCTCGACGAGGCGAGGATCAAGACACTGGCCGAGCAGATCGGCGGCATTGCCGTCGCCGGTGACGCCTCGCAGATCGTGGACGCCGCCAGGGACGCGCTCGACGGCACCGTCGACGTCTACTGCGCCAACGCCGGCCTCGCCTCGCCCGGCGACGTCTTCGCCGACGAGGAGGTCTGGGCCGCGGCCTGGGACGTCAATGTGATGGCCCACGTCCGCGCGGCCAGGGCGCTGCTGCCCCACTGGCTGGAGCGCGGCAGCGGACGCTTCGTCTCGACCGCCTCCGCCGCCGGACTGCTGACGATGATCGGCGCCGCGCCGTACAGCGTCACCAAGCACGGCGTCGTCGCCTTCGCCGAATGGCTCTCGCTCACCTACCGCCACCGCGGCATCAAGGTCCACGCGATCTGCCCCCAGGGCGTGCGTACGGACATGCTCACCGCCGCCGGATCGGCCGGGGAGCTCGTCCTCGCCCCCAGCGCCATCGAGCCCGAGGCGGTCGCGGACGCGCTCTTCGACGCCATGGCCGAGGACCGCTTCCTCGTCCTGCCGCACCCCGAGGTCGCCGGGTACTACCGGGCCCGTGCCGAGGACGCCGACCACTGGCTCGGCAGCATGAACCACCTCCAGCGGAAATGGGAGGAGACCGGCGCATGA
- a CDS encoding AMP-binding protein yields the protein MTESIYAAKPWIPLLSEVQRAPVSPAPSLVHAFRDSVARSPGHPALAYFDGRLSYRETDALSDSVAGHLAAEGLERGDRVAIMLQNTPQFVLALLGAWKAGATVVPLNPMYKSGEVGHVLKDAEVTALICADRAWEAYLRDTAAGAPTVRIALTTSELDLQTQNDERVLGFDRLPVPEDADDLVAVARRGARAPEGREPTAADVALISYTSGTSGTPKGAMNSHGNIMVNAERQRTGHPVPEGSSYFALAPLFHITGMVCQLAACLTNAGTLVLAYRFHPGVVLEAFAEHRPAYTVGPSTAFMALAAHPDATPGHFASFQVISSGGAPLPPALVEKFRAGFGPYIRNGYGLTECTAPCASVPPEREAPVDPVSGTLSVGVPGPDTVVRILDENGEEVPFGEQGEIAVRGPQVVSGYWRLPEATAAAFPEGELRTGDIGFMDSAGWLYVVDRKKDMINASGFKVWPREVEDVLYTHPAIREAAVVGVPDAYRGETVRAYVSLRPGASVGPEELGAYCKERLAAYKYPREVEILTELPKTASGKILRRELRSPR from the coding sequence ATGACCGAGTCGATCTACGCGGCCAAGCCGTGGATCCCGCTGCTCAGCGAGGTCCAGCGGGCCCCCGTCAGCCCGGCCCCCAGCCTCGTCCACGCCTTCCGGGACTCCGTCGCCCGCAGCCCCGGGCATCCCGCGCTCGCCTACTTCGACGGACGCCTGAGCTACCGCGAGACGGACGCGCTCTCCGACTCGGTGGCCGGCCACCTCGCCGCCGAGGGTCTGGAGCGCGGCGACCGCGTCGCGATCATGCTGCAGAACACCCCGCAGTTCGTGCTCGCGCTGCTCGGCGCCTGGAAGGCCGGCGCCACGGTCGTCCCGCTCAATCCGATGTACAAGTCCGGCGAGGTCGGCCACGTACTGAAGGACGCCGAGGTCACCGCGCTGATCTGCGCGGACCGGGCCTGGGAGGCCTATCTGCGGGACACCGCGGCCGGCGCCCCGACGGTACGGATCGCCCTCACCACCAGTGAGCTCGACCTCCAGACGCAGAACGACGAACGAGTACTCGGCTTCGACCGGCTGCCCGTGCCCGAGGACGCCGACGACCTGGTCGCCGTCGCCCGGCGGGGCGCCAGGGCTCCCGAGGGGCGCGAACCCACCGCCGCCGACGTGGCGTTGATCAGCTACACCTCCGGGACCAGCGGCACCCCCAAGGGCGCCATGAACTCCCACGGCAACATCATGGTCAACGCCGAGCGCCAGCGGACCGGGCACCCCGTCCCCGAGGGCTCCTCCTACTTCGCGCTCGCCCCGCTCTTCCACATCACCGGTATGGTGTGTCAGCTGGCCGCCTGCCTCACCAACGCGGGCACCCTCGTCCTCGCGTACCGCTTCCACCCCGGTGTCGTCCTCGAAGCCTTCGCCGAACACCGCCCCGCCTACACCGTCGGCCCGTCCACCGCCTTCATGGCGCTGGCCGCCCACCCCGACGCCACCCCCGGGCACTTCGCCTCCTTCCAGGTGATTTCCTCGGGCGGCGCACCGCTGCCGCCCGCCCTGGTCGAGAAGTTCCGGGCGGGCTTCGGCCCGTACATCCGCAACGGCTACGGCCTCACCGAGTGCACCGCCCCCTGCGCCTCCGTACCGCCGGAGCGCGAGGCCCCGGTCGACCCGGTCTCCGGGACCCTGTCCGTCGGTGTCCCCGGCCCCGACACGGTGGTCAGGATCCTCGACGAGAACGGCGAGGAAGTGCCCTTCGGCGAGCAGGGCGAGATCGCGGTCCGGGGCCCGCAGGTGGTCTCCGGCTACTGGCGGCTGCCCGAGGCCACCGCCGCCGCCTTCCCGGAGGGCGAGCTGCGCACCGGCGACATCGGCTTCATGGACAGCGCGGGCTGGCTCTACGTCGTCGACCGCAAGAAGGACATGATCAACGCCTCCGGCTTCAAGGTCTGGCCGCGTGAGGTGGAGGACGTCCTCTACACCCACCCGGCGATCCGGGAGGCGGCCGTCGTCGGTGTCCCGGATGCCTACCGGGGCGAGACCGTACGCGCCTACGTGAGCCTGCGGCCCGGCGCCTCGGTCGGGCCCGAAGAACTGGGTGCGTACTGCAAGGAACGGCTTGCCGCGTACAAGTACCCGCGCGAGGTCGAGATCCTGACCGAACTCCCGAAGACGGCGAGTGGGAAGATCCTCAGGCGGGAACTGCGTTCCCCTCGATGA